From a region of the Globicephala melas chromosome 19, mGloMel1.2, whole genome shotgun sequence genome:
- the B3GNT8 gene encoding UDP-GlcNAc:betaGal beta-1,3-N-acetylglucosaminyltransferase 8: MRCPKCLLCLSALLTLLGLKVYIEWTSEPRLGKAYPGPRSTPPGPTPASPEPTLPANLSARLGQTDPLPSAYWNQQQWRLGTLPSGDSTEVGGCRAWGAAAAAEIPDFASYPEDLRHFLLSAACRSFPRWLPRGGGGQVASCEDPDVPYLLLAVKSEPGRFAERQAVRETWGRPAPGVRLLFLLGSPAGEGRPDLGSLVAWESRRYSDLLLWDFLDAPFNQTLKDLLLLAWLGRHCPSVSFILQALDDAFVRVPALLDHLRALPPSTARGLYLGEVFTQAKPLRKPGRPFYVPGSFFEGGYPAYASGGGYIIAGRLAPWLLRAAARVAPFPFDDVYTGLCFQALGLAPRTHKGFLTAWPAGRTADPCAFRDLLLVRPLSPQDSVRLWKQLRDPQLQC, translated from the coding sequence ATGCGCTGCCCCAAGTGCCTTCTCTGCCTGTCAGCACTGCTCACACTCTTGGGCCTCAAAGTGTACATCGAGTGGACGTCTGAGCCCCGGCTGGGTAAGGCCTACCCGGGACCCCGCAGCACCCCACCAGGCCCCACGCCAGCCAGCCCCGAGCCCACCCTGCCGGCTAACCTCTCGGCCCGTCTGGGCCAGACTGACCCGCTGCCCTCGGCCTACTGGAACCAGCAGCAGTGGCGGTTGGGGACCCTGCCCAGTGGGGACAGCACTGAGGTGGGGGGCTGCCGCGCTTGGGGAGCTGCCGCTGCGGCCGAGATCCCCGACTTCGCCTCCTACCCCGAGGACCTCCGCCACTTCCTGCTGTCGGCAGCCTGCCGGAGCTTCCCACGGTGGCTGCCCAGGGGTGGCGGTGGCCAGGTGGCCAGCTGCGAGGACCCCGACGTCCCCTACCTGCTGTTGGCCGTCAAGTCGGAACCAGGGCGCTTTGCAGAACGACAGGCCGTGAGGGAGACGTGGGGCAGGCCGGCTCCCGGGGTCCGGCTGCTCTTCCTGCTGGGGTCCCCGGCGGGCGAGGGGAGGCCTGACCTAGGCTCCCTGGTGGCCTGGGAGAGCCGCCGCTACAGCGACCTGCTGCTCTGGGACTTCCTTGACGCCCCCTTCAACCAGACGCTCAAGGACCTCCTGCTGCTGGCCTGGCTGGGCCGCCACTGCCCCAGCGTGAGCTTCATCCTGCAAGCCCTGGATGACGCCTTCGTGCGCGTCCCCGCCCTTCTGGACCACCTGCGGGCCCTGCCGCCCAGCACGGCCCGTGGCCTCTACCTGGGTGAGGTCTTCACCCAGGCCAAGCCCCTCCGGAAGCCTGGAAGGCCCTTCTACGTGCCTGGGTCCTTCTTTGAAGGCGGCTACCCAGCCTACGCAAGTGGGGGCGGCTACATCATCGCGGGCCGCTTGGCACCCTGGCTGCTGCGGGCGGCGGCCCGCGTGGCCCCCTTCCCCTTCGATGATGTCTACACCGGCCTGTGCTTCCAAGCCCTGGGCCTGGCCCCCAGGACCCACAAAGGCTTCCTCACGGCCTGGCCGGCAGGCCGCACTGCTGACCCCTGTGCTTTCCGTGACCTGCTGCTGGTGcggcccctcagcccccaggACAGCGTCCGGCTCTGGAAACAGCTGCGGGACCCTCAGCTCCAGTGCTGA